Genomic DNA from Caldicellulosiruptor hydrothermalis 108:
AGACTTTCAAGTGCGTTTTTGATGTCAATTGAAAGAATGTCAAGAGGCACACTATACATGTTCTCTTTTGCCGAGAGCAAAAACTCTTTTGCTTTTAAAAGAAGCTCTTTGTGGCGAATATTTGTTATAAGAACACTGTCAAGGCTTTCAATGCCTCTGTCAAGGACCTCGTTTGCTATTGCCTTTTCAACAAGTTCTAAGTTCTTGTCATGCTCAACAGATATGAAAATACCTTCTTTTCCAAAAATTCTTTTAATGTCATCTTGCGAAACTTTTACTTCTTTGTCTATCTTGTTTACAAGAACAATAAACCTCTTGTCCTTGATAGTCTCAAAAATCTCCAAATCCTCTTGCAAAATGCCGCTTGATTCTATCATGAATAGCACAAGGTCAGCTCTTTCGATACTTTCCAATGTCTTCTTAACACCAATTTTTTCAACAATGTCCTCTGTTTTTCTCACCCCTGCAGTGTCGGCAAGGATTATCGGAAGCCCTTCAATGTCCAAAACCTCTTCAATCACATCTCGCGTTGTGCCGGGTATATCTGTCACAATCGCCTTTTCCTCTTTTAAAAGCCTATTAAGAAGAGATGATTTTCCAACGTTCGGTCTTCCAACTATGACTGTGTATATCCCGCTCTTTATTGCCTTTCCTGTTTCATACGATTTTATAAGTTTTTCTATTTTCGCCAGCGCACCATCTATTGTGCTCAAAATTTCATCGTGTGAAACCTCATCAACCTCATGTTCTGAAAAATCTATTGACGCTTCAATTGATGCAACCAGATTCAAAAGAAGCTGAGAAATCTCTTCAATTCTCTGGCTTAGCATCCCTTTTAACTGCTTTGCAGCGTTTTGTTGCAAAAGCCTTGTCTTTGAATTTATTATATCAATCACAGCTTCAGCTTGAGATAGGTCAATCCTGCCGTTTAAAAAGGCTCGTTTTGTAAACTCTCCCGGCATGGCATGGCGCGCACCATTTTTGATTGCAGCCTCTAAAATCCTTTTTAGCACAACCATGCCACCGTGGCTCTGAATCTCAACAATATCCTCGCCTGTATACGAATGTGGGGACTTAAACTTTATCAAAATTGCCTCATCGACAAACTCATCGCCGTCATACACATCAACAAGTGCAGCATACCTTACAGGGATGTCTTTTATGCTTTTATACTTTCTGCTTCTTATGAGCTTTTCTGCAATATCAAAAGCACTTTTACCTGATATCCTCACAATTCCTATCCCGCCTGTACCAATTGGCGTTGAAATTGCAACAATGGTGTCAAACTCCATCTTTTATTTTCCCCTCTTTTACAAGACTTTTCAGAATACAAACAAAGCAGGGCAAAAGTATT
This window encodes:
- the mnmE gene encoding tRNA uridine-5-carboxymethylaminomethyl(34) synthesis GTPase MnmE; its protein translation is MEFDTIVAISTPIGTGGIGIVRISGKSAFDIAEKLIRSRKYKSIKDIPVRYAALVDVYDGDEFVDEAILIKFKSPHSYTGEDIVEIQSHGGMVVLKRILEAAIKNGARHAMPGEFTKRAFLNGRIDLSQAEAVIDIINSKTRLLQQNAAKQLKGMLSQRIEEISQLLLNLVASIEASIDFSEHEVDEVSHDEILSTIDGALAKIEKLIKSYETGKAIKSGIYTVIVGRPNVGKSSLLNRLLKEEKAIVTDIPGTTRDVIEEVLDIEGLPIILADTAGVRKTEDIVEKIGVKKTLESIERADLVLFMIESSGILQEDLEIFETIKDKRFIVLVNKIDKEVKVSQDDIKRIFGKEGIFISVEHDKNLELVEKAIANEVLDRGIESLDSVLITNIRHKELLLKAKEFLLSAKENMYSVPLDILSIDIKNALESLYQITGKNVTEDMVDRIFSMFCIGK